A genomic window from Silene latifolia isolate original U9 population chromosome Y, ASM4854445v1, whole genome shotgun sequence includes:
- the LOC141631243 gene encoding uncharacterized protein LOC141631243, producing MCAQEIEDRKERALYYLSRTLVGAELNYAPIEKICLALVFPIQKLRHYMQAHTIHVVSKADPIKYILLRPVLSGRLAKWAMLLKQYDLVFVPQKAVKGQAIADFIADHPVPAEWEISDDLPGEEIFYVDVLPLWQMYFDGAARQDGAGAGVVFVTPQNYLKPYAFTLTQLCTNNMAEYQALILGLQILIEIGVRDMDIYRDLDHVPRSANKLADALANLAATLVLGAEESMQVPVCNRWTVSLLEGEENIDTTNMICVYTADEDDWRQPIIDFLDHQKLPDDPRHKVKIRRRAPKFIHYKRMLYRRSFSGQWLRCLSKDEVVEAIHEAHSGICSAHQSGPKLHDRVKRMGYYWPTMGGLTDDENDKLRLAELEFLDEKRLEAQQKLQCYQARLSRAFNKMVRPRSFQVGDLALAVRRPIITSHKPVGKFTSKWDGPYVAPKQELKLHTKAPKQELKLHTKAHKQELKLHTKAPKKELKLHTKAPK from the exons ATGTgtgctcaagaaattgaagaccgcAAGGAGAGAGCACTCTACTACCTGAGTCGTACCTTAGTTGGAGCTGAGTTGAATTACGCGCCTATAGAGAAGATATGTCTTGCTTTGGTGTTTCCCATCCAGAAGTTGAGGCACTACATGCAGGCGCATACCATACATGTGGTCTCAAAAGCCgatccaatcaagtacatactctTAAGACCAGTCTTGTCTGGAAGACTTGCGAAATGGGCAATGTTGCTTAAGCAGTATGACTTGGTGTTCGTGCCTCAAAAGGCTGTGAAAGGTCAAGCTATCGCCGACTTCATTGCTGATCATCCAGTGCCAGCAGAGTGGGAAATTTCAGATGACCTCCCAGGAGAAGAAATTTTCTATGTGGACGTTCTACCTCTATGGCAGATGTACTTTGATGGTGCTGCAAGGCAAGATGGAGCTGGAGCTGGAGTTGTGTTTGTAACTCCACAAAATTATCTCAAGCCATATGCCTTTACACTTACTCAGTTGTGCACGAATAATATGGCAGAATACCAAGCTCTTATACTCGGCCTTCAAATTTTGATTGAAATAGGCGTCAGGGATATGGACATCTACAGAGACTTAGA TCATGTACcaaggagtgccaataagttggctGACGCGCTTGCTAATCTTGCAGCCACTTTGGTACTGGGGGCAGAAGAGTCTATGCAAGTCCCAGTCTGCAACCGCTGGACAGTATCTTTGCTTGAAGGAGAAGAAAATATAGACACAACCAACATGATATGCGTCTACACAGCTGATGAAGATGATTGGCGTCAACCTATCATTGATTTCTTGGACCACCAAAAATTACCTGATGATCCCAGACACAAGGTTAAGATACGTCGACGTGCTCCAAAGTTTATTCACTATAAAAGGATGCTCTACAGACGTTCTTTCTCAGGCCAATGGTTGAGGTGTCTAAGCAAGGACGAAGTTGTTGAAGCAATACATGAAGCTCACTCTGGAATTTGTAGCGCTCATCAATCTGGGCCAAAACTTCATGATCGCGTAAAGAGAATGGGGTATTACTGGCCAACCATG GGGGGACTCACAGATGATGAGAATGACAAGTTGCGATTAGCAGAGTTAGAGTTTCTCGACGAAAAAAGATTAGAGGCCCAACAAAAGCTCCAATGCTATCAAGCGAGGTTGTCACGCGCATTCAACAAAATGGTGCGCCCTCGTTCTTTCCAAGTAGGAGACCTCGCCCTTGCAGTACGAAGGCCAATCATCACCTCTCACAAGCCAGTTGGTAAATTCACCTCTAAGTGGGATGGTCCATACGTG gctcctaagcaagagctTAAACTGCACACCaaggctcctaagcaagagctTAAACTGCACACCAAGGCTCATAAGCAAGAGCTTAAACTGCACACCAAGGCTCCTAAGAAAGAGCTTAAACTGCACACCAAAGCTCCTAAGTAA